A portion of the Salminus brasiliensis chromosome 11, fSalBra1.hap2, whole genome shotgun sequence genome contains these proteins:
- the atf5b gene encoding uncharacterized protein atf5b produces MTDNFDTYPQATSTESSPGSSIPPSPLEHDVQVPSDLEVMTSLLKEELAQLEDYYLFESTPKKVERWQKCDKGLQAMAAQSYYQLPCTSSYSVNQSEANPRLVTLATGELDLRGFCGGSVGRPKMSRPAPYSYVRTHSSSQRIASNGCKDVEVFEKETWTFKGTHSGYTEMAFDQCSVDRIFGKNHAGAKKVRECAILLKEEEKSSFAEDVFYRAEMMKSFDTPVDTHNKREGQIHGMKAAGHGHEGVAMPAMHCGENGSSPAYKHSEVAECYFNQITANLEPYHGFMNELDQSVRTGAVESQSSGYSHHECLVDQSFECLSGDCVRSLEFPAQKPMHRPRENPCVFKPDVKVGSLERNHGERKQKKRDQNKTAAYRYRQRKRAEQDCLEEELHGLEGRNRELRDKAESVEREIQYVKDLLIEVYKARSQRLKEDSSA; encoded by the exons ATGACGGACAATTTTGACACCTACCCACAAGCAACCTCAACTGAATCGTCTCCCGGTTCGTCCATACCGCCTTCACCCTTGGAGCATGATGTCCAGGTGCCCTCCGACTTGGAGGTAATGACCTCTCTCCTGAAAGAGGAACTTGCTCAACTCGAGGATTATTACCTGTTTGAATCGACACCCAAGAAAGTGGAGAGATGGCAAAAATGTGACAAAGGCTTACAAGCTATGGCCGCCCAGTCCTATTACCAGTTGCCCTGTACTTCTTCGTACAGTGTAAACCAATCTGAAGCTAACCCCAGGCTTGTTACCCTGGCAACAGGGGAGCTCGACCTAAGAGGCTTCTGTGGGGGCTCGGTCGGCAGACCGAAAATGTCCAGACCTGCCCCCTACAGCTATGTTCGGACCCACTCCAGTAGCCAAAGGATAGCATCGAATGGATGCAAAGACGTAGAGGTCTTCGAGAAAGAGACATGGACTTTCAAAGGAACTCATTCAGGTTACACAGAGATGGCTTTTGACCAGTGCTCCGTGGACAGGATTTTTGGGAAGAACCATGCCGGCGCAAAGAAGGTCAGAGAATGTGCTATCTTGCTAAAGGAAGAAGAGAAAAGCAGTTTTGCGGAAGATGTTTTTTATAGAGCGGAGATGATGAAAAGTTTCGACACACCTGTGGATACCCACAACAAGAGAGAAGGTCAGATTCACGGAATGAAGGCGGCCGGTCATGGTCATGAAGGTGTAGCGATGCCAGCAATGCACTGCGGCGAGAACGGAAGCAGTCCAGCGTATAAACATTCAGAAGTGGCCGAGTGCTACTTTAATCAGATCACTGCCAATTTAGAACCATATCACGGCTTTATGAATGAGCTGGATCAATCAGTCAGAACTGGGGCTGTTGAATCCCAGAGCAGTGGTTACTCACACCATGAATGCCTTGTAGATCAAAGCTTTGAATGTCTGTCTGGAGACTGCGTTAGATCTCTGGAGTTTCCAGCGCAGAAGCCCATGCACAGGCCACGAGAGAACCCGTGTGTGTTCAAGCCAGATGTCAAAGTAGGTTCCCTGGAGAGAAACCATGGAGAACGCAAGCAGAAGAAGAGAGACCAGAACAAGACGGCCGCTTACAG GTATCGTCAGCGTAAAAGGGCGGAGCAGGACTGCTTGGAGGAGGAGCTTCACGGTTTGGAGGGGCGCAACAGGGAGCTACGAGACAAAGCAGAGTCTGTAGAGCGAGAGATACAGTACGTCAAAGATCTCCTAATTGAAGTCTATAAGGCTCGAAGTCAGCGCTTGAAAGAGGATTCCAGTGCCTAA